Proteins encoded by one window of Streptomyces uncialis:
- a CDS encoding HAD family hydrolase, with amino-acid sequence MTLIDSRPGIKACYDALAAETGVPIDTELVVSRLGPPLVDELVNWFPAEHVAEMADRYRAMYPAIAIAPTREMPGAREAVAAVRAAGGRAVVVTAKYGPNATLHLAHLGIEAEVVGDLWAEGKASALRERRASVYVGDHVGDVRGARAAGALAVAVTTGPCAEAELREAGADVILPDLTAFTPWLATHL; translated from the coding sequence ATGACATTGATCGACTCCCGGCCCGGTATCAAGGCCTGTTATGACGCGCTCGCGGCCGAGACGGGTGTTCCCATCGACACCGAACTGGTGGTCAGCAGACTGGGACCGCCGCTCGTCGACGAACTGGTGAACTGGTTTCCCGCCGAACACGTCGCGGAAATGGCCGATCGCTACCGGGCGATGTATCCGGCGATCGCGATCGCGCCGACCCGGGAGATGCCGGGCGCCCGGGAGGCCGTCGCCGCGGTCCGGGCGGCCGGGGGCCGGGCCGTCGTCGTCACCGCCAAGTACGGGCCGAACGCCACGCTCCACCTCGCCCATCTCGGGATCGAGGCGGAGGTCGTCGGGGACCTCTGGGCGGAGGGCAAGGCGAGCGCCCTGCGCGAGCGCCGCGCCTCGGTGTACGTGGGCGACCACGTCGGGGACGTCCGGGGGGCCCGCGCCGCGGGCGCCCTCGCGGTGGCCGTCACCACCGGACCCTGCGCCGAGGCGGAGCTGCGGGAGGCCGGGGCGGACGTGATCCTCCCCGACCTCACGGCCTTCACCCCCTGGCTGGCCACCCACCTCTGA
- a CDS encoding cold-shock protein — protein MPTGKVKWFNSEKGFGFLSRDDGGDVFVHSSVLPDGVDALKPGQRVEFGVVAGQRGDQALSVTVLDPTPSVAAAQRRKPDELASIVQDLTTLLENITPSLEKGRYPDKAAGKQIAGLLRAVADQLDV, from the coding sequence GTGCCTACCGGCAAGGTCAAGTGGTTCAACAGTGAGAAGGGCTTCGGCTTTCTCTCCCGCGACGACGGCGGTGACGTCTTCGTCCACTCCTCCGTACTGCCCGACGGCGTCGACGCCCTCAAGCCCGGCCAGCGCGTCGAGTTCGGCGTCGTGGCGGGCCAGCGCGGCGACCAGGCCCTGTCGGTGACGGTGCTGGACCCGACCCCGTCCGTGGCCGCCGCCCAGCGCCGCAAGCCCGACGAGCTGGCGTCCATCGTCCAGGACCTCACGACGCTCCTGGAGAACATCACGCCCAGCCTGGAGAAGGGCCGCTACCCCGACAAGGCCGCCGGCAAGCAGATCGCCGGACTGCTGCGCGCGGTCGCCGACCAGCTCGACGTGTAG
- a CDS encoding 1,4-dihydroxy-6-naphthoate synthase, which translates to MTTPDEAPATGDALRIAYSPCPNDTFVFDAWAHGRLPGAPALDVTFADIDLTNGWARQGTYDVLKVSYAVLPWVLDDYVLLPCGGALGRGCGPLVLSREPGLDLTGRTVAVPSERSTAYLLFRLWAAERVPGGVGRVVVLPFDEIMPAVRDGKVDAGLVIHEARFTYQAYGLHRLADMGEHWESTTGLPIPLGAIIARRSLGAPLLARLADATRASVRAAWDDPEVSRPYVLAHAQEMDPAVADQHIGLYVNEFTADLGDEGYAAVRGLLTRAAAEGLVPPLGPGALAFP; encoded by the coding sequence ATGACGACCCCCGACGAAGCACCGGCCACCGGTGACGCGCTGCGCATCGCCTACTCGCCCTGCCCCAACGACACGTTCGTCTTCGACGCCTGGGCCCATGGACGGCTGCCCGGCGCGCCCGCGCTCGACGTGACGTTCGCGGACATCGACCTCACCAACGGCTGGGCGCGGCAGGGCACGTACGACGTGCTGAAGGTGTCGTACGCGGTGCTGCCGTGGGTGCTCGACGACTACGTGCTGCTGCCGTGCGGCGGGGCGCTGGGCCGGGGCTGCGGGCCGCTGGTGCTGAGCCGGGAGCCGGGGCTGGACCTGACCGGGCGGACGGTCGCGGTGCCGAGCGAGCGTTCGACGGCGTATCTGCTGTTCCGGCTGTGGGCGGCGGAGCGGGTGCCCGGCGGGGTCGGCCGGGTCGTGGTGCTGCCGTTCGACGAGATCATGCCGGCCGTGCGGGACGGGAAGGTCGACGCGGGCCTGGTGATCCACGAGGCCCGCTTCACGTACCAGGCGTACGGGCTGCACCGGCTCGCGGACATGGGCGAGCACTGGGAGTCCACGACCGGGCTGCCGATCCCGCTGGGCGCGATCATCGCCAGGCGTTCGCTGGGCGCCCCGCTGCTGGCCCGGCTCGCCGACGCCACCCGGGCCTCGGTCCGGGCCGCGTGGGACGACCCGGAGGTGTCCCGGCCGTATGTCCTCGCGCACGCCCAGGAGATGGACCCGGCCGTCGCGGACCAGCACATCGGGCTGTACGTGAACGAGTTCACCGCCGACCTTGGTGACGAGGGGTACGCGGCGGTGCGGGGGCTGCTGACCCGGGCGGCGGCCGAGGGACTCGTACCGCCCCTCGGCCCCGGGGCCCTGGCCTTCCCCTGA